A stretch of Aedes aegypti strain LVP_AGWG chromosome 2, AaegL5.0 Primary Assembly, whole genome shotgun sequence DNA encodes these proteins:
- the LOC5569170 gene encoding phospholipid scramblase 2 codes for MGDIENLKHTDQLLVVRRRESLETEDGPPLTNHYVIENKANETVYWAAEGPAFWARTCFGHNRPFELALLDNQRRKTMVFKRPLFYKSWRFLCRLKRMDIFAPEGDHVGRIQQGWFFGKPWYVVMNSSGERILRIEGPWLVFDTFADVKFNIVEMDGKVVGEIVKTKTGCLWRKAPHHLGITFSEDMEANTKAILIGATILIDFAVFGNTRRIDLTTLLLM; via the exons ATGGGCGATATTGAAAACCTGAAGCACACCGATCAACTACTGGTTGTCCGTCGTAGAGAATCCCTGGAAACGGAAGATGGGCCCCCTCTGACCAATCATTACGTTATCGAAAACAAGGCTAACGAAACCGTTTACTGGGCAGCAGAGGGCCCCGCATTCTGGGCTCGGACATGTTTCGGTCATAATAGACCCTTTGAATTGGCCCTTCTTGACAACCAACGACGGAAAACGATGGTGTTCAAACGGCCTCTGTTCTACAAATCGTGGCGGTTTCTGTGTCGACTGAAACGGATGGATATCTTCGCACCGGAAGGGGACCACGTTGGACGGATCCAGCAGGGTTGGTTTTTTGGGAAACCTTGGTATGTTGTGATGAATTCCTCCGGTGAGCGTATATTACGAATAGAAGGTCCCTGGTTGGTTTTTGATACCTTTGCGGATGTGAAGTTTAAT ATCGTGGAAATGGATGGTAAGGTGGTCGGAGAAATCGTGAAGACAAAGACCGGATGCTTGTGGCGTAAAGCACC CCACCATTTGGGAATCACTTTCTCTGAAGATATGGAAGCCAACACGAAAGCTATCTTAATTGGCGCGACGATTTTGATC GATTTTGCAGTGTTCGGCAACACCAGACGGATAGATTTGACAACCCTTCTACTGATGTGA